A genomic window from Halorubrum lacusprofundi ATCC 49239 includes:
- a CDS encoding sodium:proton antiporter — protein MSLALAVAVGGLFAVGTFLLLQRDLVRVVLGVAVVSQATFVYLIAMGGIDEGAQNLVPVLEVHGGKVPEIADPVVQALVLTAIVISLGTTALALVLSYRAYEENETMDVTEWTK, from the coding sequence ATGAGTCTCGCCCTCGCGGTCGCGGTCGGCGGGCTGTTCGCTGTCGGAACGTTCCTACTCCTACAGCGGGACCTCGTGCGGGTCGTGTTAGGGGTCGCCGTCGTCTCCCAGGCGACGTTCGTCTATCTGATCGCGATGGGGGGCATCGATGAGGGTGCCCAGAACCTCGTGCCCGTTCTCGAGGTCCACGGTGGGAAAGTTCCCGAGATCGCCGATCCGGTGGTACAGGCGCTCGTCCTGACGGCGATCGTCATCAGTCTCGGAACGACCGCGCTGGCACTCGTGCTGTCGTATCGCGCCTACGAGGAGAACGAGACCATGGATGTCACGGAGTGGACGAAATGA
- a CDS encoding NAD-dependent epimerase/dehydratase family protein, which yields MATILVTGSCGGVGSWTVDHFADAGHEVVGVDLRTPPGTRENVDFKAADLTDYGETKQLIEAAGPDAVVHLAAIPNPESHAGSRVFENNVVSTYNVLDAAGAVGARIAWASSESLYGTVFSEADWLPDAFPIDEETPTEPEDPYGLSKVVGEEIAARVARRYGVSAVSLRASWVTYPGSEKTRTAREGFDPATADLSGNCWSYVDVRDLIAAVEAAIDPDSSKPPIEGHEAVLVTAAENFLGRDTAATIEAVHGDLPADCDIEGDEVVFDCSKAKRLFGWEPEHPWREAEDAEVTGPGFL from the coding sequence ATGGCCACCATCCTCGTCACGGGCAGTTGCGGCGGCGTCGGCAGCTGGACCGTCGATCACTTCGCTGACGCCGGCCACGAGGTCGTCGGCGTCGACCTGCGAACGCCGCCCGGAACCCGCGAGAACGTCGATTTCAAGGCGGCAGACCTGACCGACTACGGTGAGACGAAACAGTTGATCGAGGCCGCCGGCCCGGACGCCGTGGTCCACCTCGCGGCGATCCCGAACCCGGAGAGCCACGCCGGGTCGCGCGTCTTCGAGAACAACGTCGTCAGCACCTACAACGTCCTCGACGCCGCGGGCGCGGTTGGCGCGCGGATCGCGTGGGCGTCGAGCGAGAGCCTCTACGGCACGGTCTTCTCGGAAGCAGACTGGCTCCCCGACGCCTTCCCGATCGACGAGGAGACCCCGACCGAACCCGAGGACCCCTACGGGCTCTCGAAGGTCGTCGGCGAGGAGATCGCGGCGCGGGTCGCCCGCCGGTACGGCGTGTCCGCCGTCTCGCTGCGTGCGTCGTGGGTGACCTATCCCGGATCGGAGAAGACCCGCACCGCACGGGAGGGGTTCGACCCGGCGACCGCGGACCTGAGCGGGAACTGCTGGTCGTACGTCGATGTCCGCGATCTGATCGCCGCCGTCGAGGCCGCGATCGATCCTGACAGCTCGAAACCACCGATCGAGGGCCACGAGGCGGTGCTCGTCACTGCGGCGGAGAATTTCCTCGGGCGCGACACGGCCGCAACGATCGAGGCGGTCCATGGCGACCTCCCGGCCGACTGCGACATCGAGGGCGACGAGGTCGTCTTCGACTGCTCGAAGGCAAAGCGACTGTTCGGCTGGGAGCCGGAACACCCGTGGCGCGAGGCGGAGGACGCCGAGGTTACGGGACCCGGGTTCCTGTAG
- the mbhE gene encoding hydrogen gas-evolving membrane-bound hydrogenase subunit E, which yields MAPDLPIVTTAVALPFVAAVLSPLLYRVLGERTGYAGAVVAAASFGLLATEVNSHGTVGASWVPALDVGVQFTVDGWGLLFALLASGIGVLVFVYSAAYMHGEEGLARYYAALLAFMGSILGVALASDLVFIFLFWELTSLCSFVLIGHYTDDSESRYSARMAMVVTVGGGLCLLAGLLMLAVAARGALGGVTFDLTAMIANDEAMRASLRESGLFVPALGLIVAAAAAKSAQVPLHFWLPNAMVAPTPVSAFLHSATMVKVGVYFLGRVRPLLMSPEWVLVVATLGLLTMTVGALLAVAATDTKELLAYSTASHLGLMVAGFGFDIVYGGEAGAFHLLNHALFKAPLFLVAGIIAHEAGTRNLDNLGGLWRELPVTAAITVVAALSMAGIPPFNGFYSKELLFEATYEVAHEAGGIAWLYPTVATLASVLTVVYSVKFLALFFGERRAPTADIHRPPIGLVGPPAVLAIAAVVVSVAPQLAVDAIVQGAVDATATGEAQLEVGLPTHFSPPVAMSAVAVLGGFSAYPLRGRLAAGIRRGVDAPIPVRPSGWYDWIVSTAEVTSARFGSMVHNGLLRTYVGWVAAAGSLLALAGFAAAGGPLEIGGIGVPLAVAVVLGVATLAGVAVATATSHVSGVLTLSILGFMLAIFFIFASAPDLALTQLVVETLILLIFLLVLQRLPSFYSEIRPLSIARDAGVSILVGAMAFVAVLLTIPSPDADPTSVATYYTEQAVPGGGGTNVVNVILVDFRAFDTLGELLVVTIAAIAILVLVTMRTRGEASVTEGDEEPIPDGGDSP from the coding sequence ATGGCCCCAGACCTGCCAATCGTTACGACTGCCGTCGCGCTGCCCTTCGTTGCCGCAGTCCTCTCGCCGCTTCTGTACCGCGTCCTCGGCGAACGAACTGGCTATGCGGGGGCCGTCGTCGCGGCGGCCAGTTTCGGACTGCTGGCGACAGAGGTCAATAGTCACGGCACGGTCGGGGCGTCATGGGTCCCCGCTCTCGACGTGGGGGTCCAGTTCACCGTCGATGGGTGGGGGCTCCTCTTCGCACTCCTCGCCAGCGGCATCGGCGTCCTCGTGTTCGTCTACTCGGCGGCGTACATGCACGGCGAGGAGGGGTTAGCACGCTACTACGCGGCACTGCTGGCGTTCATGGGTTCGATACTCGGCGTCGCGCTCGCCTCCGATCTCGTGTTCATCTTCCTGTTCTGGGAGCTGACCAGCCTCTGTTCGTTCGTGCTCATCGGCCACTATACAGACGACAGCGAGTCGCGCTACTCGGCACGGATGGCCATGGTCGTCACCGTGGGCGGTGGCCTGTGTCTGCTCGCGGGGTTGCTCATGCTCGCGGTGGCGGCGCGGGGCGCCCTCGGCGGCGTGACCTTCGATCTGACGGCGATGATCGCGAACGACGAGGCGATGCGCGCCTCCCTCCGCGAGTCGGGGCTGTTCGTGCCGGCACTGGGCCTGATCGTCGCCGCTGCGGCGGCCAAATCCGCACAGGTGCCGCTCCACTTCTGGCTGCCGAACGCCATGGTCGCCCCGACGCCCGTCTCCGCGTTCCTTCACTCCGCGACGATGGTCAAGGTGGGCGTCTACTTCCTCGGCCGCGTGCGTCCCCTCCTGATGAGTCCCGAATGGGTGTTGGTCGTCGCGACCCTGGGGCTCCTGACGATGACCGTCGGGGCGCTGCTGGCGGTGGCCGCGACCGACACCAAGGAGTTACTCGCCTACTCGACGGCGAGCCACCTCGGGCTGATGGTCGCGGGCTTCGGCTTCGATATCGTCTACGGCGGCGAGGCCGGCGCGTTCCACCTGCTCAACCACGCGCTGTTCAAGGCGCCGCTGTTCCTCGTCGCGGGGATCATCGCCCACGAGGCCGGGACCCGCAATCTCGACAACCTCGGGGGGCTCTGGCGGGAGCTCCCGGTGACAGCCGCCATCACAGTGGTCGCCGCGTTGAGTATGGCGGGTATCCCGCCGTTCAATGGGTTCTACTCCAAGGAACTGCTGTTCGAGGCGACGTACGAAGTCGCCCACGAGGCCGGCGGCATCGCCTGGTTGTATCCCACCGTGGCGACCCTCGCGAGCGTGTTGACCGTCGTCTACTCGGTGAAGTTCCTCGCGCTGTTCTTCGGCGAGCGGCGAGCCCCGACCGCGGATATCCACCGACCGCCGATCGGGCTGGTTGGGCCCCCCGCCGTGCTGGCCATCGCGGCCGTCGTCGTCAGCGTCGCGCCGCAGTTGGCAGTCGACGCCATCGTTCAGGGGGCCGTCGACGCCACCGCCACCGGCGAGGCGCAACTTGAGGTCGGACTGCCGACCCACTTCTCGCCCCCGGTCGCGATGTCCGCCGTCGCCGTCCTCGGCGGGTTCTCCGCGTACCCGCTTCGGGGGCGTCTCGCGGCGGGTATCCGACGCGGCGTCGACGCGCCGATCCCCGTTCGGCCCAGCGGGTGGTACGACTGGATCGTCTCGACCGCGGAGGTGACGAGCGCTCGGTTCGGCTCGATGGTCCATAACGGCCTCCTCCGGACGTACGTGGGATGGGTGGCGGCGGCCGGGAGCCTGCTTGCGCTCGCCGGCTTCGCCGCAGCGGGAGGGCCTCTCGAGATCGGTGGGATCGGCGTGCCGCTGGCGGTCGCCGTCGTGTTGGGGGTCGCGACCCTCGCCGGGGTGGCCGTGGCGACCGCTACGTCACACGTGTCCGGCGTGCTCACGCTGTCGATCCTCGGATTCATGCTCGCCATCTTCTTCATCTTCGCGAGCGCACCGGATCTGGCGCTCACGCAGCTGGTCGTCGAGACGCTCATCCTCCTCATCTTCCTACTCGTCCTCCAGCGGTTGCCGTCGTTTTACTCGGAGATCCGACCGCTCTCGATCGCCCGTGACGCGGGCGTCTCGATTCTGGTGGGCGCGATGGCGTTCGTCGCTGTCCTCCTGACGATACCCAGTCCCGACGCCGACCCGACGAGCGTCGCCACGTACTACACGGAGCAGGCAGTTCCAGGTGGTGGCGGCACGAACGTCGTCAACGTCATCCTCGTGGATTTCCGGGCGTTCGACACACTGGGTGAGCTGTTGGTCGTCACGATCGCCGCGATCGCTATCCTCGTGCTCGTGACGATGCGGACCCGCGGTGAGGCGTCCGTGACTGAGGGCGACGAAGAACCGATTCCCGACGGGGGTGACTCGCCGTGA
- a CDS encoding signal peptidase I: protein MSFKRTLSITLQVAAVLVVASLIVGQYLGQPVLLSYVETGSMQPVLSPGDGFIAIPAPIAGGIGVGDVVTFDAQEIEGGGLTTHRVVEETERGYVTRGDNNPFTDQDGGEPVVQEADIVAKALTVGGGVVVIPHLGTVAMGFQSALDSVQTWLAVTFGVRSLQGTQGLAYIFFGLSAVAYAVDWYLDRGSRETRERDRSRDDGTSVFAIVGVLALVLMATATAAMVVPGGSQEYGVVSAEFESENPTVIERGTSQQLEYVVPNAGLVPVYAYVTPQSPGVDVDPQRVAVGSRGEASTTVTLTAPDETGHYRLFVVEHRYLAVLPSGVIDELYEVHPWAPLVAINGLLGGGIVGIGLLLLRGEPARIRSRESRAKPPLYRRVLREIYR, encoded by the coding sequence ATGTCCTTCAAACGCACCCTCTCGATAACGCTGCAGGTCGCGGCCGTGCTCGTCGTCGCCTCGTTGATCGTCGGACAGTACCTCGGACAACCGGTGCTTCTGAGCTACGTCGAGACCGGAAGCATGCAGCCCGTGCTCAGTCCGGGCGACGGGTTCATCGCGATCCCCGCCCCGATCGCGGGCGGAATCGGGGTCGGCGACGTCGTGACTTTCGACGCCCAAGAGATCGAGGGCGGCGGGCTGACGACTCACCGCGTCGTCGAGGAGACGGAACGCGGGTACGTCACGCGCGGCGACAACAACCCGTTCACCGATCAAGACGGCGGCGAGCCCGTCGTGCAGGAGGCCGACATCGTTGCGAAGGCGCTCACGGTCGGCGGGGGCGTGGTCGTCATCCCGCACCTCGGGACCGTCGCGATGGGGTTTCAGTCGGCGCTCGACTCCGTCCAGACGTGGCTGGCGGTCACGTTCGGCGTCCGGTCGCTACAGGGCACGCAGGGGCTCGCGTACATCTTCTTCGGGCTCTCGGCGGTCGCCTACGCGGTCGACTGGTACCTCGACAGGGGGAGCCGCGAAACGCGGGAGCGCGACCGCTCCCGCGACGACGGCACCTCGGTGTTCGCGATCGTCGGCGTGCTCGCGTTAGTGTTGATGGCGACGGCGACCGCGGCGATGGTCGTTCCGGGCGGGAGCCAGGAGTACGGCGTCGTGAGCGCCGAGTTCGAGTCCGAGAACCCGACCGTCATCGAGCGCGGGACGAGCCAACAGCTGGAGTACGTCGTCCCCAACGCCGGGCTGGTCCCGGTGTACGCGTACGTCACCCCGCAGAGCCCGGGCGTCGATGTCGACCCCCAGCGCGTCGCCGTCGGCAGTCGGGGCGAGGCGTCGACGACGGTGACGCTCACCGCACCTGACGAGACGGGGCACTACCGGCTGTTCGTCGTCGAGCACCGGTATCTCGCCGTGTTGCCGTCCGGCGTGATCGACGAGCTGTACGAAGTCCACCCGTGGGCCCCGCTGGTCGCGATCAACGGGCTGCTCGGGGGCGGCATCGTCGGGATCGGACTGCTGTTGCTCCGAGGCGAGCCCGCGCGAATACGCTCCCGGGAATCGCGCGCCAAACCGCCGCTGTACCGCCGCGTCCTCCGCGAGATCTACAGGTGA
- a CDS encoding DUF5305 domain-containing protein, which produces MSQTPPSETRLRLRAVLNAQFTVILAVCLVAAAVGGGLAYTTHVDPGTETELRTVSSLTVESEYVHSAEVTEPNSVFDTGTVLDGRNTYFTRVAPVLDVDVETSYAADAASDIDISFESVLVTQNVGSDDGTVYWDERETLTTETVSGVEPGETATASFALNSSEVDATASEIESDLGASPGETETFVTTAVTVEGTINGESTSYARTIEMTLDHGGDTYTVSEPGLQSDTTEQTEPVTVEQSYGPLRSTGGPVLFLAGLAGASGLAYARREVDLALTPAEREYLSYRDDRSEFAEWITAIRLPESVHNRPEAEASSLRDLVDFAIDNDTGVVEDPGTGAYHAVTDEFVYTYAPPTLAVEGGDGNEETEGETTAGVAGDDEAIDTDETADVSAATDDDGAWVGADVNSAQTSDGRGSEAADSEPSDGAN; this is translated from the coding sequence ATGAGCCAGACTCCCCCTAGCGAAACCCGACTCCGCCTCCGAGCGGTACTGAACGCACAGTTCACCGTGATCCTCGCAGTCTGCCTCGTCGCCGCCGCGGTCGGGGGCGGGCTCGCCTACACGACCCACGTCGATCCGGGGACCGAGACCGAATTGCGGACTGTCTCGTCGCTGACCGTCGAGTCGGAGTACGTTCACTCCGCTGAGGTGACGGAGCCGAACTCGGTGTTCGACACCGGAACGGTACTCGACGGCCGGAACACGTACTTCACGCGGGTCGCACCCGTGCTCGACGTCGACGTGGAGACGAGCTACGCGGCCGACGCCGCGAGCGACATCGATATCTCCTTCGAGTCGGTGCTCGTGACACAGAACGTCGGCAGCGACGACGGGACCGTCTACTGGGACGAGCGGGAGACGCTGACGACCGAGACGGTCTCGGGCGTCGAGCCGGGCGAGACGGCGACCGCGTCGTTCGCGCTCAACAGCTCCGAGGTCGACGCGACGGCGAGCGAGATAGAGTCGGATCTCGGCGCCTCGCCCGGCGAGACGGAGACGTTCGTCACGACGGCGGTGACCGTCGAGGGCACGATCAACGGCGAGTCGACCTCGTACGCGCGGACCATCGAGATGACGCTCGATCACGGCGGCGATACGTACACCGTCTCGGAGCCGGGACTCCAATCGGACACGACGGAACAGACCGAGCCGGTCACCGTCGAGCAGAGCTACGGACCTCTCCGTTCTACGGGCGGACCGGTGCTGTTCTTGGCGGGGCTTGCTGGGGCTAGCGGGCTGGCGTACGCCCGCCGCGAGGTCGATCTCGCGCTCACGCCGGCCGAGCGGGAGTACCTCTCGTACCGGGACGACCGCTCCGAGTTCGCGGAGTGGATCACCGCGATCCGACTCCCCGAGTCGGTCCACAACCGTCCCGAGGCCGAGGCGTCGAGTCTCCGAGATCTGGTCGACTTCGCGATCGACAACGACACCGGCGTCGTCGAGGACCCGGGGACCGGCGCGTACCACGCCGTGACCGACGAGTTCGTGTACACCTACGCTCCGCCGACGCTCGCGGTCGAAGGCGGTGACGGGAACGAGGAGACCGAGGGAGAAACGACGGCCGGCGTGGCCGGCGACGACGAAGCGATCGATACTGACGAGACAGCCGATGTCTCCGCCGCGACCGACGACGACGGTGCGTGGGTCGGCGCCGATGTGAACTCGGCGCAGACATCCGACGGTAGAGGTTCCGAAGCCGCCGATTCCGAGCCTTCTGACGGGGCGAACTGA
- a CDS encoding CARDB domain-containing protein, protein MPTARRTLIFALLLVAAGSLIFTTGAAVVDGPADTFADDDLAVQPADGPNGNYAYLNDDDEIVVDISASNPNLGPDFEGVNPDALAAADGVFEITYTADEYARVWIDHPGENVTFTADGKSFEGRDNNVTLAPNESVAVGLSLDARGEVAGTQLGADEFSIRGEVAEPESVPSSSDFSTGDGGPTITVTSPSDDRREFVASDIDHDDTVRFEADGMHLDGENVTLDRLDLAGVRNEHIEVNAAGSPEPFANGSALDAPTTPRPIAYLGVEHDFDPDEVDAMTIRFSASRETLDDAGIDPKNVTLYRQTDAGNWAEKGASVADEDVVRIRGLSEDRVHFRATTDGFSTFAVAERVPRFDVTETALDTPAIEPGEEATVRATVENGGGAAGERTVTLTADGDPVANETVSLAPNETATVALSGVFETAGEYDLAVAGTDAGTLLVGDPAGDDGSADNAGTRAGTGSGTDEGAQTGDGAAEGPVGGPTEEPGAIDLVELGGLLAFVVLVVAGIALVRRMPRS, encoded by the coding sequence ATGCCCACCGCCCGTCGCACCCTGATCTTCGCCCTGCTGCTCGTAGCCGCGGGCTCACTCATCTTCACCACAGGCGCGGCGGTGGTCGACGGCCCGGCCGACACCTTCGCGGACGACGACCTCGCGGTCCAGCCGGCCGACGGTCCGAACGGGAACTACGCCTATTTAAATGACGACGACGAGATCGTGGTCGACATCTCCGCGTCGAACCCGAACCTCGGGCCCGACTTCGAGGGCGTCAACCCCGACGCGCTCGCGGCGGCGGACGGCGTCTTCGAGATCACCTACACCGCCGACGAGTATGCGCGCGTCTGGATCGACCACCCCGGCGAGAACGTCACGTTCACCGCCGACGGCAAGTCGTTCGAGGGGCGGGACAACAACGTCACGCTCGCGCCGAACGAGTCGGTCGCGGTCGGGCTCTCGCTCGACGCGCGCGGCGAAGTCGCCGGGACACAGTTGGGCGCCGACGAGTTCTCGATCCGCGGGGAGGTCGCGGAGCCCGAGTCGGTTCCATCTTCATCGGATTTCTCGACCGGAGACGGCGGTCCGACAATAACGGTCACGTCCCCGAGCGACGACCGCCGCGAGTTCGTCGCGAGCGACATCGACCACGACGACACGGTCCGGTTCGAGGCCGACGGCATGCACCTCGACGGCGAGAACGTCACCCTCGACCGGCTCGACTTAGCGGGCGTCCGAAACGAGCACATCGAGGTGAACGCGGCCGGGAGTCCGGAGCCCTTCGCGAACGGAAGCGCGCTGGACGCACCGACGACCCCGCGGCCGATCGCGTACCTCGGCGTCGAGCACGACTTCGACCCCGACGAGGTCGACGCGATGACGATCCGGTTCAGCGCCTCACGGGAGACGCTCGACGACGCCGGGATCGACCCGAAGAACGTGACGCTCTACCGGCAGACCGACGCCGGCAACTGGGCCGAAAAGGGTGCCAGCGTCGCCGACGAGGACGTGGTCCGTATTCGGGGGCTCTCCGAGGACCGCGTGCACTTCCGCGCGACGACCGACGGGTTCTCGACGTTCGCGGTCGCGGAGCGCGTCCCCCGCTTCGACGTGACCGAGACGGCTCTCGACACCCCGGCAATCGAGCCGGGAGAGGAGGCGACCGTCCGGGCGACCGTGGAGAACGGCGGGGGCGCGGCGGGCGAGCGAACGGTGACGCTGACGGCCGACGGCGACCCGGTCGCGAACGAGACGGTCTCGCTGGCGCCGAACGAGACGGCGACCGTCGCGCTCTCGGGCGTGTTCGAGACCGCTGGCGAGTACGATCTCGCGGTTGCCGGGACGGACGCCGGAACCCTGCTCGTTGGTGACCCGGCGGGCGACGACGGGTCGGCGGACAACGCGGGCACGAGGGCCGGAACGGGATCGGGAACCGACGAAGGTGCGCAAACCGGTGACGGAGCGGCAGAGGGGCCCGTCGGTGGACCGACCGAGGAGCCGGGCGCCATCGACCTCGTCGAGCTGGGAGGGCTGCTCGCTTTCGTCGTTCTCGTCGTCGCCGGAATCGCGCTCGTTCGCCGGATGCCTCGATCGTGA
- a CDS encoding DUF7550 family protein — protein sequence MDDHSHEPDPDKRVTSPMQRFGSREVGIGAAVLLVGLLVAYVIPFLFTF from the coding sequence ATGGACGACCACTCCCACGAGCCCGATCCGGACAAACGCGTGACCTCTCCCATGCAAAGGTTCGGCAGCCGCGAGGTCGGCATCGGCGCGGCCGTGCTCCTCGTCGGTCTGCTCGTCGCGTACGTCATTCCGTTCCTGTTCACGTTCTGA
- a CDS encoding MnhB domain-containing protein, which translates to MTTTIMQTTARVTVPIVLVVSISLFLQGHNLPGGGFIGGVLTTAAFVLIYVAYDLDYLESGVLGREVEPGTSVFEHRTVTAYRRTLLAGLVVVLGSGFAGMLIGDPFLTQGYVHVEGIPIYHEVELASALVFDLGVYLVVVGSLLTIVSVVSGE; encoded by the coding sequence GTGACGACGACGATCATGCAGACGACGGCCCGGGTGACCGTTCCCATCGTGCTCGTCGTCTCGATCTCGCTGTTCTTACAGGGCCACAACCTGCCCGGCGGCGGCTTCATCGGCGGCGTTCTCACCACGGCGGCGTTCGTGCTCATATACGTCGCCTACGACCTCGACTACCTGGAGTCGGGGGTGCTCGGCCGGGAGGTTGAGCCCGGTACCAGCGTTTTCGAGCACCGCACGGTCACCGCCTACCGCCGCACGCTACTCGCGGGCCTGGTGGTCGTTCTCGGCAGTGGCTTTGCGGGGATGCTCATCGGCGACCCGTTCCTGACCCAGGGGTACGTCCACGTCGAAGGCATCCCGATTTACCACGAGGTCGAACTCGCGAGCGCGCTCGTGTTCGATCTGGGCGTGTACCTCGTCGTCGTCGGCAGCCTCCTGACTATCGTCTCGGTGGTGAGCGGCGAATGA
- a CDS encoding ABC transporter ATP-binding protein produces MAHTQSVKPTQSAGDASESPAEANESHAGATESATDASPDPVLSLSGVTKEFGPETAVDGVSLDVNPGELLTFLGPSGCGKTTTLRTIAGLEEPTEGQITLGDETVSGDGAFVPPEQRDVGIVFQNFALFPHLTVRENIAFGLGDGADATADRVDEMLDLVDLPEHGEKTPDQLSGGQKQRVALARSLAPEPDVLLLDEPFSNLDVRLRVEMREEVRQILKAAGVTAVSVTHDQEEALSISDRVAVMNEGQIEQVGRPESVFERPESKFVASFLGRASFLEGHLRDGKVETGIGRFDAVTLEGYDTVYDGTPVDVLVRPDDLRASPASAELADGTIVSRQYVGPSFIYRVELESGDVVHCLHNHVEEFDLDESVGLELTADHPLAWYPR; encoded by the coding sequence ATGGCTCACACGCAATCAGTCAAACCGACACAGTCGGCTGGGGACGCAAGCGAGTCGCCCGCAGAAGCGAACGAATCGCACGCCGGCGCGACCGAGTCGGCCACCGACGCGTCGCCGGATCCGGTGTTGTCGCTGTCGGGGGTGACGAAGGAATTCGGCCCGGAGACCGCCGTCGACGGCGTGTCACTCGACGTCAATCCGGGAGAGTTGCTCACCTTCCTCGGGCCGTCCGGCTGCGGGAAGACGACGACGCTCCGGACCATTGCCGGGTTAGAGGAACCGACCGAGGGACAGATTACGCTCGGCGACGAGACCGTCTCCGGCGACGGTGCGTTCGTCCCCCCCGAACAGCGCGATGTCGGGATCGTCTTCCAGAACTTCGCGCTGTTTCCCCACCTCACCGTCCGGGAGAACATCGCGTTCGGGCTCGGCGACGGCGCGGACGCGACCGCAGACCGCGTCGACGAGATGCTCGACCTCGTCGATCTGCCCGAACACGGCGAGAAGACGCCGGACCAGCTCTCCGGTGGGCAGAAACAACGCGTCGCACTCGCGCGGTCGCTCGCGCCGGAGCCCGACGTGCTCCTCCTCGACGAGCCGTTCTCGAACCTCGACGTGCGGCTCCGCGTCGAGATGCGCGAGGAAGTCCGCCAGATCCTGAAAGCGGCCGGCGTCACCGCGGTTTCCGTCACCCACGACCAGGAGGAGGCGCTCTCCATCTCTGACCGCGTCGCCGTGATGAACGAGGGACAGATCGAGCAGGTCGGCCGCCCCGAATCGGTGTTCGAGCGCCCCGAGTCGAAGTTCGTCGCCTCCTTCCTCGGGCGGGCGTCGTTCCTCGAAGGGCACCTCCGCGACGGGAAAGTCGAGACCGGAATCGGCCGGTTCGACGCCGTCACGCTGGAGGGCTACGACACCGTCTACGACGGGACGCCAGTCGACGTGCTCGTGCGCCCCGACGACCTACGGGCGAGCCCCGCGAGCGCCGAGCTGGCCGACGGGACCATCGTCTCCCGGCAGTACGTCGGTCCCTCGTTCATCTACCGGGTCGAACTCGAGTCCGGGGACGTCGTCCACTGCCTCCACAACCACGTCGAGGAGTTCGACCTCGACGAATCGGTGGGCTTGGAGCTCACCGCCGATCACCCGCTGGCCTGGTACCCGCGGTAG